From the genome of Candidatus Coatesbacteria bacterium, one region includes:
- a CDS encoding DUF429 domain-containing protein — MCTVLGLDGGDNRWTGALLTLDTNGNIHTNTLDITNHCCLKYTSIYQQWKNADVICIDAPIGDRTKTTGFRPCDVSVRKTLTINRNRVFHVPSIQRFQAYNNNSNITHTQINNIPDKGVDLSIQAFCNLQYISAAEDIRKHYSKHSNGIVIESHPEIVFYRYNNNNLLNKRTIQGRSRRESILQHHIPNIIWGNIHNIRIGQTNIDPWCKKRGHDTIDALAMSLVARAYFLKTAKAITNQILPFNQANASMVAICVP, encoded by the coding sequence ATGTGTACTGTTTTGGGTTTAGATGGTGGAGATAATAGATGGACAGGAGCTTTACTAACATTAGATACTAACGGAAATATTCATACAAATACTCTTGATATAACAAATCATTGCTGCTTAAAATATACTTCCATTTACCAGCAATGGAAGAATGCAGATGTGATTTGTATCGATGCGCCAATTGGCGATAGAACCAAAACTACAGGTTTTCGACCATGTGATGTTAGCGTAAGAAAGACACTAACAATAAATAGGAATCGCGTCTTTCATGTCCCATCTATTCAAAGATTTCAAGCGTACAATAATAACTCCAATATAACACATACACAAATTAATAATATTCCAGATAAAGGCGTTGATTTATCAATTCAAGCATTCTGTAACTTGCAGTATATTTCGGCTGCTGAAGATATCCGGAAACATTATAGTAAACATAGTAATGGAATTGTAATTGAAAGTCATCCAGAAATTGTATTTTATAGATATAATAATAATAATCTATTAAATAAAAGGACTATACAAGGCAGAAGTCGGAGGGAGTCTATATTGCAACATCATATACCAAATATTATATGGGGTAATATCCATAATATACGTATCGGACAAACAAATATAGATCCTTGGTGTAAAAAAAGAGGCCATGATACAATTGACGCATTAGCTATGAGCTTGGTAGCTAGAGCATATTTCTTAAAAACCGCAAAGGCTATTACTAATCAGATTTTGCCCTTTAATCAAGCTAATGCTTCAATGGTTGCTATC
- a CDS encoding DUF429 domain-containing protein — translation MKLTALLGLDGGRNRWTGFKLLCDRRGRVLHQALRRTKRGRLDPEAVLEEFGEPEVLCVDAPLGGRGRATDYRPCDRGAREYLGPNRGSVFYVPSKRRFRAYKRKPDTSQADLNQLSDPGKKLSSQVWGVLRYTAAAEELRRELGGRRVIEGHPETAYQALNGDEPLRCKKSEDDGRLERIKLLPFELEELGPLDADALDAAVLAHVTWCAWRGGARVITNERGPRRAGLGGKYPGIWLP, via the coding sequence ATGAAACTCACCGCCCTGCTCGGCCTGGACGGCGGGCGTAACCGCTGGACGGGCTTCAAGCTGCTCTGCGACCGGCGCGGCCGCGTGCTGCACCAGGCCCTGCGCCGGACGAAACGCGGCCGCCTCGACCCGGAGGCCGTGCTGGAGGAGTTCGGCGAGCCCGAGGTTCTCTGCGTCGACGCCCCCCTGGGCGGCCGGGGTCGAGCGACGGACTACCGACCCTGCGACCGGGGAGCCCGGGAGTACCTGGGGCCCAACCGCGGCTCGGTGTTCTACGTACCGTCGAAGCGGCGCTTCCGGGCCTACAAGCGCAAGCCGGACACGAGTCAGGCGGACCTCAATCAACTGAGCGACCCCGGGAAGAAACTCTCCAGCCAGGTCTGGGGGGTGCTGCGCTACACGGCGGCCGCCGAGGAGCTGCGCCGGGAGCTGGGCGGCCGGCGGGTCATCGAGGGCCACCCCGAAACGGCCTACCAGGCCCTCAACGGCGACGAACCGCTACGCTGCAAGAAAAGTGAAGACGACGGGCGGCTGGAGCGCATCAAGCTGCTGCCCTTCGAGCTGGAGGAGCTGGGCCCCCTGGACGCCGACGCCCTGGACGCGGCGGTTCTGGCCCACGTAACCTGGTGCGCCTGGCGCGGCGGGGCGCGTGTGATCACCAACGAGCGCGGACCGCGCAGGGCCGGCCTCGGCGGGAAATATCCGGGCATCTGGCTGCCGTAA